The following coding sequences lie in one Metallumcola ferriviriculae genomic window:
- a CDS encoding ABC transporter ATP-binding protein, producing the protein MKFFETKGVTKQFGGLVAVNNISLEVKEGEILGLIGPNGSGKTTLFNLISNYHSLTSGEIYFQDQRIDRLPTHKICELGIGRTFQVVKPLGRLTVLGNVMTGAFLRYPEKKSAREKALEILEFTGLMHRQDVLAKSLTIADRKRLEIARILATEPSLLLLDETAAGLNPRETEAAMEIIGKVRETGVTIIIVEHVMKVIMGLADRIVAINFGKEIACGNPEEISNNPEVIRAYLGDAYA; encoded by the coding sequence GTGAAGTTCTTCGAGACTAAGGGTGTTACCAAGCAATTTGGAGGCCTGGTAGCGGTTAATAATATTTCTTTGGAGGTAAAAGAGGGAGAGATTTTGGGTTTGATCGGGCCTAACGGTTCGGGAAAAACTACCCTTTTCAACCTTATAAGCAATTACCACTCCCTCACCAGTGGTGAAATATATTTTCAGGACCAACGTATTGACCGTTTACCAACACATAAGATATGTGAATTGGGAATTGGACGCACTTTTCAAGTTGTTAAACCGCTGGGTAGGTTGACAGTATTGGGAAACGTAATGACGGGGGCATTCCTGCGTTATCCTGAAAAAAAGAGTGCCCGGGAAAAGGCGTTGGAGATATTGGAATTTACAGGGCTGATGCACCGTCAGGATGTATTGGCCAAGAGCCTTACTATTGCTGACCGTAAGCGTTTGGAGATTGCTAGGATACTGGCAACTGAACCTTCATTGCTGCTCCTGGATGAAACTGCAGCCGGTCTGAACCCCCGGGAAACCGAAGCCGCGATGGAGATAATCGGTAAGGTTCGAGAAACCGGTGTTACAATCATTATTGTGGAACACGTTATGAAAGTTATTATGGGTTTAGCTGACCGTATTGTGGCTATTAATTTCGGTAAGGAGATTGCCTGCGGCAACCCTGAAGAAATAAGCAACAACCCCGAAGTAATTAGGGCCTATTTAGGTGATGCTTATGCTTAA
- a CDS encoding amidohydrolase family protein, with protein MNDLNERIDVMDHKIWDCHVHLFPNRLFKAIFRWFDAHNWIIPYNSWSYRELQNYLESLGVERAFLLTYAHKADISMTLNQWVRDFCRDNPMFIPFACIHPDDHHLERNIETVLDEWDFVGFKLQLAVQGFSAADPRLKPIYHAAEKRGKPVIIHTGTAPYQAKDYPLLGIDYLLPVLKEFPELKVLVPHFGLFEMEKTFALLADFPNLYLDTSWAMGNPTQHLDQGRLQEIMQLYPQRFLYGSDFPIMEHDPKNAIDELMNLGLSHPVLGNVLKDNAMRLIKTVDK; from the coding sequence ATGAATGACTTGAATGAAAGGATAGATGTAATGGATCATAAAATTTGGGACTGTCATGTCCATTTGTTTCCTAACAGATTGTTCAAAGCAATCTTTCGCTGGTTTGATGCCCATAACTGGATAATTCCTTATAATAGCTGGTCTTATCGAGAACTTCAAAACTATTTAGAATCATTAGGAGTAGAACGGGCCTTTTTGCTCACTTATGCTCATAAAGCTGACATATCCATGACGCTAAATCAATGGGTTCGCGACTTTTGCCGGGACAACCCTATGTTTATCCCCTTTGCCTGTATCCATCCCGATGATCATCACCTAGAAAGAAACATTGAGACAGTTCTAGACGAATGGGATTTTGTCGGCTTCAAACTTCAACTGGCTGTGCAAGGTTTTTCTGCCGCCGATCCACGACTAAAGCCCATTTACCACGCGGCTGAAAAAAGAGGAAAACCCGTAATCATACATACTGGTACGGCCCCTTATCAAGCCAAGGATTATCCCCTGTTGGGGATAGATTATCTCCTGCCGGTACTTAAAGAGTTTCCGGAACTAAAAGTCTTGGTTCCCCACTTTGGGCTTTTTGAAATGGAAAAGACATTTGCGTTATTGGCTGATTTCCCAAATTTGTACCTTGACACATCCTGGGCCATGGGCAATCCAACCCAGCATTTGGACCAAGGCAGGCTCCAGGAAATTATGCAACTTTATCCCCAACGTTTTCTTTACGGCAGCGACTTCCCAATCATGGAACATGACCCCAAAAATGCCATAGATGAACTGATGAACTTAGGACTTTCTCACCCGGTTTTAGGTAACGTATTGAAGGATAACGCCATGCGATTAATTAAAACAGTCGATAAATAA
- a CDS encoding sensor histidine kinase has protein sequence MWFNLVDIYEQHSELIFFVYGLVYVLTGFAILVKNVEASQFKLAKYIRLFALFGILHGLADWAPAFLPLNERSLTPQVYDFLRVSAYLLLSISYVFLFVFGLKVILPEKDKRALTPFAVFFIWLLLISALKARIPDFSAWLALSNTMARYFLGFPAAITASYAFFKQTKVFRLLDMPRLIDHMWWGAFFIAVYGFFTGLVGSRLEFFPANLLNYESFIAVTGVPVQILRFAAGVGIGINIVKSLELFDVEQKKRVEEAERKHAILQERGRISREMHDGTIQSLYGIGLTLEQSRRLMKDVPNHPAAELLAFSITKLDETIKDVRSYIMDLQQLQFQDMKLHQSILELLNEFTVTSEINPIFNYKENGTQSLTPDQRAHIYHILKEALNNIRRHAQAKIVELNVFLQKEFIEITVCDDGRGFDQAKIISRLEDSSGDHRGLKNMKERMNAMGGEMAIVSGYEHGTRIELLIPYRGEING, from the coding sequence ATGTGGTTCAATTTAGTAGATATTTACGAGCAGCATAGTGAATTGATCTTTTTCGTATATGGCCTGGTATATGTCTTAACTGGATTTGCAATTCTTGTCAAAAACGTAGAAGCAAGTCAATTTAAACTGGCAAAATACATTCGCTTATTTGCATTATTCGGTATTCTTCATGGACTGGCAGACTGGGCCCCAGCATTTTTACCGTTGAATGAACGTAGCTTGACACCTCAAGTTTACGATTTCCTTAGGGTGTCTGCCTACCTTCTACTATCCATATCTTATGTTTTTTTATTTGTGTTTGGCTTGAAAGTGATACTGCCTGAAAAGGATAAAAGGGCTTTGACGCCTTTTGCTGTCTTTTTTATATGGCTACTTCTTATTTCTGCCCTTAAGGCGCGAATACCGGACTTTAGTGCATGGTTGGCCCTGTCCAATACGATGGCCAGATACTTTTTAGGTTTTCCGGCCGCTATCACGGCATCTTATGCGTTTTTTAAACAGACTAAAGTGTTTCGGCTCCTTGATATGCCTCGGCTAATTGATCACATGTGGTGGGGTGCGTTTTTTATAGCTGTCTATGGCTTTTTCACGGGTTTAGTTGGGTCTAGGTTGGAATTCTTTCCTGCAAACTTATTAAACTATGAATCCTTTATTGCCGTCACAGGTGTTCCAGTACAGATCTTACGTTTTGCAGCAGGGGTCGGCATAGGCATAAACATAGTAAAAAGCCTAGAACTCTTTGACGTTGAACAGAAAAAGCGAGTGGAAGAAGCGGAAAGAAAACATGCCATATTGCAGGAAAGAGGCCGTATTTCCAGAGAAATGCATGATGGAACTATTCAGTCTTTGTATGGAATTGGGTTAACACTGGAGCAAAGCCGCCGTCTGATGAAGGATGTCCCTAATCATCCTGCGGCAGAATTGTTGGCATTTTCCATTACGAAGCTAGATGAAACAATCAAGGATGTTAGGTCCTACATTATGGACCTGCAGCAGCTACAATTTCAAGATATGAAGCTTCATCAGAGTATTCTGGAGCTGCTTAACGAGTTCACTGTTACGTCTGAAATTAACCCTATTTTTAATTACAAGGAAAACGGGACACAATCGCTTACACCTGACCAACGGGCCCATATTTATCACATCCTTAAAGAAGCTCTTAACAACATTCGGCGCCATGCACAAGCAAAAATAGTAGAATTAAATGTCTTTCTGCAAAAGGAGTTTATTGAGATAACCGTTTGCGATGATGGACGAGGTTTTGACCAAGCTAAAATTATATCCCGGCTAGAAGATTCCTCTGGAGACCATCGAGGTTTGAAGAATATGAAAGAACGGATGAATGCAATGGGGGGAGAAATGGCCATTGTTTCTGGTTATGAGCATGGAACTAGAATTGAACTTTTAATTCCATATAGAGGTGAAATAAATGGATAA
- a CDS encoding cytochrome c3 family protein — protein MKKGALLTLLMLLVLALAVGCGQPAEEPSNGNQEQPAEQTEQPQEQPVEKVAEYVGSETCAGCHADIAQSLEQTMHTKMLQDASDETIIGDLAKAGNPLEVTGLAKEDIKFTIGSKWKQRYVVEQDGNLKILPKQWIVKTEEWTEYHADEWEERVYEDKCIRCHTTGYNVETEEFVEAGVGCEACHGPASLHVENPAKVKPVNVADLSPERQVDVCGSCHVRGKNADGKRDDALGFMPGDDLNDHYDALVPKGEDEKRFYENGDSKSHHQQYNDFIQSKHYEAGLSCITCHDPHSQGAATGQLKDTPEKLCFSCHSEEDLGKPFDLRKFMPKRAKSATPNDITTHTFRKP, from the coding sequence ATGAAAAAGGGGGCTTTATTGACATTGCTAATGCTGTTAGTGCTGGCATTGGCAGTAGGATGTGGCCAACCAGCTGAAGAACCGTCAAACGGCAACCAAGAACAACCGGCTGAACAAACTGAACAACCACAAGAACAACCGGTTGAAAAAGTTGCTGAATATGTAGGTTCTGAAACCTGTGCTGGCTGCCACGCTGACATCGCGCAGAGTTTGGAACAAACTATGCATACCAAAATGCTGCAGGATGCCAGCGACGAAACTATCATTGGTGATTTAGCCAAAGCAGGAAACCCGCTTGAAGTTACCGGGTTAGCTAAGGAGGACATTAAGTTTACTATCGGCAGTAAGTGGAAGCAGCGCTATGTCGTTGAACAAGATGGTAACTTAAAAATCTTACCGAAGCAATGGATAGTTAAGACTGAAGAATGGACTGAGTATCACGCCGACGAGTGGGAAGAAAGAGTTTATGAAGACAAATGTATCCGCTGCCATACTACAGGATACAACGTTGAAACAGAGGAATTTGTTGAAGCCGGCGTTGGTTGTGAAGCTTGTCACGGCCCTGCCAGCTTACACGTTGAAAATCCTGCCAAGGTTAAACCTGTAAATGTTGCAGACCTTTCCCCAGAGAGACAGGTTGATGTGTGTGGTTCCTGCCACGTGCGCGGAAAAAATGCGGACGGTAAGCGGGACGATGCGCTAGGGTTTATGCCGGGTGATGATTTAAACGACCACTATGATGCGTTAGTACCAAAAGGTGAAGATGAAAAACGCTTCTATGAAAATGGTGATTCTAAATCTCACCACCAGCAGTACAATGACTTTATACAAAGTAAGCACTATGAGGCCGGTCTAAGCTGTATTACCTGCCATGATCCTCACAGCCAAGGTGCCGCGACAGGGCAATTAAAAGATACTCCAGAGAAACTTTGTTTCAGCTGCCACAGCGAAGAGGATTTAGGCAAGCCGTTTGACCTACGCAAGTTTATGCCTAAGAGGGCCAAGAGTGCAACTCCTAACGACATCACTACGCACACATTTAGAAAACCGTAA
- a CDS encoding response regulator transcription factor, protein MDKIKIVIVDDHEMVRVGLGHILRGESMFELVGQADTPDKGVEAVKSACPDVVLMDVRFPSGNGIEACREIKSACPELKVLMLTSYSDDDAIMSSIMAGANGYLLKQIAGDELIESIKKVAQGQSLLAPEITGKVMDLVKSYPKERVDVETNILTPKEKHILLLIAKGKTNNEIAQELYLSPKTIKNYVSIILSKLGLSNRANAAAYAVEHRFDLKKY, encoded by the coding sequence ATGGATAAAATTAAAATTGTCATTGTAGATGACCATGAAATGGTTCGGGTTGGGCTGGGGCATATTTTACGAGGCGAGTCTATGTTTGAGCTAGTTGGCCAAGCAGACACTCCAGATAAGGGCGTGGAGGCAGTTAAATCTGCTTGTCCTGATGTGGTTCTAATGGATGTCCGCTTTCCCTCCGGTAACGGTATTGAGGCTTGCCGGGAAATAAAGAGTGCCTGCCCCGAATTAAAAGTATTGATGCTCACTTCATACTCAGACGACGATGCCATAATGTCATCAATCATGGCAGGCGCTAATGGCTACTTATTGAAACAAATAGCGGGTGATGAGTTGATAGAATCCATTAAGAAGGTCGCCCAGGGGCAGTCACTGCTTGCCCCGGAAATAACCGGAAAGGTTATGGATTTAGTAAAGAGTTACCCGAAAGAACGGGTGGACGTAGAAACAAATATTCTAACACCCAAGGAAAAGCATATTTTGCTATTAATAGCCAAAGGTAAAACAAATAATGAGATCGCCCAGGAATTGTACCTCAGTCCCAAAACTATTAAGAATTATGTCAGTATCATTTTGAGTAAATTAGGCCTAAGTAACCGGGCAAATGCCGCGGCATACGCGGTTGAGCATCGATTTGATTTGAAAAAGTATTAA
- a CDS encoding ABC transporter ATP-binding protein: MLKVKNINVAYGDLQVLWDVSLEVKEGEFVALLGANGAGKTTILNTISGLLHPMQGSIEFTGEEISSIPGYRTADLGIAHVPEGRRLFPEMTVRENLEIGSLSKEAKKKRKQTMEEVYQLFPRLKERHKQEAGSLSGGEQQMLAIGRGLMALPKLLMLDEPSLGLAPVIVDQVFEIARDINKKGVTILLVEQNVAHTLQHCNRAYVLENGRVVMKGTGNELLHDEHVKSAYMGI; this comes from the coding sequence ATGCTTAAAGTAAAGAATATCAATGTCGCTTACGGGGATCTTCAGGTTCTTTGGGATGTGAGCCTTGAGGTGAAAGAGGGCGAGTTCGTCGCCTTACTTGGGGCTAATGGTGCTGGCAAAACCACCATTCTCAACACAATTTCCGGCTTACTTCATCCGATGCAGGGGAGTATTGAGTTCACGGGGGAGGAGATATCCTCCATACCCGGTTACCGAACGGCAGATTTGGGAATAGCTCATGTACCTGAAGGCAGGCGACTATTTCCTGAAATGACGGTACGGGAAAACTTGGAGATTGGCTCATTGTCCAAGGAGGCCAAAAAGAAAAGAAAGCAGACAATGGAAGAAGTGTACCAGTTGTTTCCTCGCTTGAAGGAGCGTCATAAACAAGAAGCAGGCAGCTTGAGTGGTGGGGAGCAGCAGATGCTGGCTATTGGCAGGGGTTTAATGGCTCTTCCTAAACTGCTGATGCTGGACGAACCTTCGCTGGGACTGGCACCTGTTATTGTAGACCAGGTTTTTGAGATTGCCAGAGATATTAATAAAAAGGGAGTTACAATCTTATTGGTCGAGCAGAATGTGGCTCATACTCTTCAGCACTGCAACAGGGCATATGTTCTGGAAAATGGACGGGTGGTCATGAAGGGAACTGGTAATGAACTGCTTCATGATGAGCATGTTAAATCTGCGTATATGGGTATATGA
- a CDS encoding ABC transporter substrate-binding protein — MSGKVKFLVKSKWVILMLMMVFALVMVAGCGQKPPAEEQGPQDQGQTPQGEETSSEPIKVGLILPLTGTQAMFGQMEKNSFEMAYAELEAQGKTTVNGRRIELIFEDDQSKQDVGKAAAEKLINQNNVNMLSGGYSSAVTNVIAGTAQSNQIPFMIVTGSADKITQQGWEWIFRGSASPASKYTASFWKMMDEVIKAKTAGVIYENTDFGISSAEGFKEAATEHGIEVVFDQSYEAGALDFKPMLAKMQAEEPDIIFAVSYVMDAALITKQMKELNFSVDLFVGGGAGYTMPEFVENAGDASQYVASTTLWVPNVAWKGAADYFKNYQEKYDKQPDYHGAQAYASMYVIADVLNRAEEYTREGIKKALEETDLDTIMGSVKFEDWEGYTNQDRPTTYVVQWIDGQLEVVWPEEAKSADYVFPVPKWSER; from the coding sequence TTGTCGGGTAAAGTTAAATTTTTAGTCAAATCCAAGTGGGTAATCCTGATGCTGATGATGGTGTTTGCATTGGTGATGGTTGCGGGGTGCGGTCAAAAACCCCCAGCCGAAGAACAGGGTCCCCAAGACCAAGGGCAGACGCCTCAGGGTGAAGAAACTTCTAGTGAGCCGATTAAGGTGGGTCTCATCTTACCCTTGACCGGTACCCAGGCTATGTTCGGTCAAATGGAAAAGAATTCTTTTGAGATGGCTTATGCCGAACTGGAGGCACAAGGAAAAACTACTGTCAACGGTAGAAGGATTGAGCTTATCTTTGAAGATGACCAGAGTAAGCAGGATGTAGGAAAGGCTGCAGCGGAAAAGTTGATTAACCAGAATAACGTCAATATGTTAAGCGGTGGTTACAGCAGTGCAGTGACTAATGTTATTGCAGGGACTGCCCAGTCTAACCAAATTCCTTTTATGATTGTTACCGGTTCGGCAGATAAAATAACTCAGCAGGGCTGGGAGTGGATATTCCGCGGCAGTGCTTCGCCGGCCAGTAAGTACACCGCTTCATTCTGGAAAATGATGGATGAAGTAATTAAAGCTAAGACCGCCGGGGTTATTTATGAAAATACGGATTTTGGCATTAGTTCTGCTGAAGGATTTAAAGAAGCTGCTACAGAGCATGGTATAGAGGTAGTGTTCGATCAATCCTATGAGGCTGGGGCGTTGGATTTTAAACCAATGTTGGCCAAAATGCAGGCTGAAGAACCGGATATTATTTTTGCCGTATCGTATGTGATGGACGCGGCCCTTATTACAAAACAGATGAAAGAACTGAATTTCAGTGTAGACCTGTTTGTCGGCGGCGGTGCCGGGTACACCATGCCCGAATTTGTGGAAAATGCCGGGGATGCATCTCAATATGTAGCTTCGACCACACTGTGGGTGCCTAACGTTGCCTGGAAGGGAGCAGCCGATTATTTCAAAAATTATCAGGAAAAATATGATAAGCAGCCTGATTATCACGGTGCTCAGGCCTACGCTAGTATGTACGTGATCGCTGATGTTCTCAACAGAGCTGAAGAGTATACTCGTGAGGGTATTAAGAAAGCACTGGAGGAAACAGACTTGGATACCATTATGGGATCCGTCAAGTTTGAGGACTGGGAAGGTTACACCAACCAGGACCGGCCAACAACCTATGTGGTGCAGTGGATAGATGGCCAGTTGGAAGTAGTATGGCCTGAAGAGGCTAAGTCTGCAGACTATGTCTTCCCTGTGCCCAAGTGGAGTGAAAGGTAA
- a CDS encoding GGDEF domain-containing protein → MKNIRYIFALSIIIIVYIILLTFFYNNYENTVEIIESEYGAKHKLVEESVYNTIKYADTILGITEQQLNVEMQKKSLILLNKYSEEPDVMTWDLQALKNEIPDCDIYIINEDLKVVRTTFADDLGLDFKEFPTFSKLLDSRLQGNSFVADRLDISTNTGKLMKYSYTPTPDHKYILELSINIEERFPVLTNADIFAVAEQSTMQYPSVENVAIYKTNFGRKSILKISKSKPYYNVVMDNNKLAQIQKALKSDEVQLDNLIDKSSGNSFTHKYIPYVVNTRDGEYSWWNSYVIEVVYNNLGFNELNNQKTVFWKNIGLVTLVYLTFALLILYLLLKSEHMAYHDPLTNLPNRKLFERSINQAIVDAEKNKLKLAVLFLDLDNFKKINDTYGHEVGDSVLKEVTSRLRTNLRESDIVSRLGGDEFTILLSDIKSEDNSIEVANKINSLFQAPIKTGDNHEFQIEFSIGISCYPKDGDKSESLMKKADMAMYHAKSQQLEYSMYYDQLKR, encoded by the coding sequence ATGAAAAATATTCGGTATATATTTGCACTTAGCATTATAATTATTGTCTACATAATTTTACTAACTTTTTTTTATAACAATTACGAAAACACGGTTGAGATCATTGAATCCGAGTATGGTGCAAAGCATAAGCTGGTGGAGGAGAGTGTATATAATACCATTAAATATGCTGATACAATTCTTGGAATAACTGAACAGCAACTAAACGTTGAAATGCAAAAGAAGTCTCTGATTCTTTTAAATAAATATTCTGAAGAACCAGATGTAATGACCTGGGATTTACAGGCGTTGAAAAATGAAATTCCTGACTGTGACATTTACATTATTAATGAAGATCTTAAAGTAGTCAGGACGACATTTGCAGATGACCTGGGATTAGACTTCAAAGAATTTCCTACTTTTTCCAAACTTCTCGATAGCCGATTACAGGGTAACTCTTTTGTAGCGGACCGGCTGGATATTTCCACTAACACGGGCAAATTAATGAAATATAGCTATACTCCTACACCAGATCACAAGTACATTTTGGAATTAAGCATTAATATAGAAGAAAGATTTCCAGTTTTAACCAATGCAGACATTTTTGCAGTGGCAGAGCAGTCAACGATGCAATACCCGTCTGTAGAAAACGTTGCCATTTATAAAACTAACTTTGGGAGAAAGAGCATCTTAAAAATATCAAAATCTAAGCCTTACTACAACGTAGTTATGGATAATAATAAGTTGGCACAAATTCAAAAGGCCCTAAAATCTGACGAGGTCCAGTTAGATAATCTAATAGATAAGTCATCGGGGAATTCATTTACTCATAAGTACATTCCATATGTTGTGAATACAAGAGATGGGGAGTACAGTTGGTGGAACTCTTATGTTATTGAAGTAGTTTATAACAATCTGGGTTTTAATGAGCTGAATAATCAGAAGACTGTCTTTTGGAAGAATATAGGACTGGTAACGCTGGTTTATTTGACATTTGCTCTTTTAATACTTTACTTGCTTCTTAAATCCGAACATATGGCATACCATGATCCGCTTACCAACCTACCGAATAGAAAGTTATTTGAAAGGTCTATAAACCAGGCAATAGTGGATGCTGAAAAAAACAAGCTTAAATTAGCCGTGTTGTTTCTTGACCTTGACAATTTTAAGAAAATTAATGACACATATGGTCACGAGGTAGGGGACAGCGTACTAAAGGAAGTTACTTCAAGGTTAAGGACGAATTTAAGGGAAAGTGATATCGTATCAAGATTGGGCGGGGATGAATTTACCATCTTGCTCTCTGATATCAAGTCCGAGGACAATTCTATCGAAGTAGCCAACAAAATAAATAGTCTTTTCCAAGCTCCAATAAAAACGGGCGATAACCATGAATTTCAGATAGAGTTTAGCATTGGAATAAGTTGTTATCCTAAAGACGGTGATAAATCGGAAAGCTTAATGAAGAAAGCTGACATGGCTATGTATCATGCCAAGAGTCAACAACTGGAATATTCAATGTACTATGATCAGTTAAAGAGGTAG
- a CDS encoding branched-chain amino acid ABC transporter permease, with amino-acid sequence MKKKDVAFLLLGIMIAILLPLVIKARYYQHILIMALIWATLGTAWNLLGGYTGQVSFGHAAFFGLGAYAAGLLTHHLELSSWWGILLGPVVAMLISIPIGLICFRLRGPYFALAMLATGEIFRLVFTNWVSFTNGARGILLMPSITSKLPYYYMALFMLGLAIMVVYFIMNSRYGYYFLAIREDQDSAEALGIPTSRFKMYSLLPSAFLTGLAGAFYMNYLAFIDPHVVFSLSEISVMVILVVMLGGVATTWGPAVGAAIYVILSELFRAQWGTASVLAFGVLVCLVIMFLPNGIMGETHRLRGLFKGRSGGTYSGGEKGEVLRD; translated from the coding sequence ATGAAGAAAAAGGATGTCGCTTTCCTATTGTTGGGGATAATGATAGCTATCCTATTGCCCCTGGTGATAAAGGCGCGCTACTATCAGCACATCCTGATAATGGCGTTGATTTGGGCTACTCTTGGCACTGCTTGGAACCTATTGGGTGGATATACGGGGCAGGTTTCCTTCGGGCACGCGGCCTTCTTTGGACTGGGAGCCTATGCAGCAGGTTTACTAACTCATCACTTAGAACTCTCTTCATGGTGGGGAATACTGCTAGGGCCAGTGGTGGCTATGCTTATCAGTATTCCCATTGGCCTAATTTGCTTTCGCCTAAGGGGTCCGTATTTTGCTTTAGCCATGCTGGCTACCGGTGAAATTTTCCGTCTTGTATTTACTAATTGGGTATCCTTCACTAATGGTGCAAGAGGTATCCTGCTGATGCCTTCAATTACCAGCAAATTACCTTATTATTATATGGCATTATTTATGCTTGGTCTCGCTATCATGGTGGTTTACTTTATAATGAACTCTCGTTATGGGTATTATTTTTTAGCCATTAGAGAGGATCAGGACTCGGCGGAAGCACTGGGAATTCCAACTTCGAGGTTCAAGATGTACTCACTGCTGCCTAGTGCCTTTTTAACTGGTTTGGCGGGGGCTTTTTACATGAATTATTTAGCCTTTATAGACCCTCATGTAGTTTTTTCCCTGTCGGAAATTTCAGTGATGGTCATTCTGGTGGTCATGCTGGGCGGTGTAGCCACAACATGGGGGCCGGCCGTTGGAGCTGCAATTTATGTCATACTCAGTGAATTATTCAGGGCCCAATGGGGTACGGCTAGTGTGCTGGCATTTGGTGTTTTGGTATGTTTGGTAATAATGTTTTTACCAAACGGAATTATGGGGGAAACCCACCGTCTCCGCGGATTGTTTAAGGGAAGAAGCGGCGGGACGTATTCTGGAGGTGAAAAGGGTGAAGTTCTTCGAGACTAA
- a CDS encoding branched-chain amino acid ABC transporter permease — translation MTLFGQAVISGFLLGGMYALIAIGMTLIMGVMKIINLAHGALVMVGMYITFVCHQALGLDPYLGMFISMPVLFLIGCLIQKYMINRLVDVDSILPENQVLLTVGIMLVLTEIIRLIFKSDYRSVATPYSSSAIYLGDISINLPMAVGFVIAMAMTYGLHLFLTRSDLGRSIRATAQDREAAIYMGINSQRVTIITFGLGAALAAAGGSLLLPIFYLWPDIGHLFTAKSFIITILGGMGSTMGALFGGLTLGIAESLGATYISMGYKDVVGLVIFLLVLLFLPGGFSSITKRWAK, via the coding sequence ATGACGTTATTTGGTCAAGCTGTCATAAGTGGTTTTTTACTTGGCGGAATGTATGCGCTAATTGCCATCGGGATGACACTGATAATGGGTGTCATGAAGATAATAAACTTGGCCCATGGTGCGCTGGTAATGGTAGGGATGTACATTACATTCGTTTGTCATCAGGCATTGGGTCTTGATCCCTATCTGGGGATGTTTATTTCCATGCCAGTGCTTTTCCTTATCGGCTGCTTAATTCAAAAATATATGATTAACCGCCTGGTAGACGTGGACAGTATTCTCCCCGAAAACCAGGTGCTGTTAACGGTGGGAATAATGCTGGTACTTACTGAGATTATCAGGCTGATATTTAAGTCGGATTATCGTTCAGTAGCGACGCCTTATTCCAGCTCCGCAATCTATTTAGGAGATATCTCCATTAATCTACCTATGGCTGTGGGATTTGTTATTGCTATGGCTATGACTTATGGGTTACATCTTTTCTTGACGAGAAGCGACCTGGGGCGGTCCATCAGGGCCACTGCTCAGGACAGAGAGGCAGCAATTTATATGGGTATCAACTCACAACGAGTGACCATTATAACTTTTGGACTTGGAGCAGCACTTGCTGCTGCCGGTGGGTCCTTGCTGCTGCCTATATTTTACCTTTGGCCGGATATAGGGCACCTTTTTACTGCCAAATCTTTTATTATCACTATTTTAGGGGGGATGGGCAGCACCATGGGTGCTTTGTTTGGCGGACTGACGCTAGGGATAGCAGAATCACTGGGTGCTACTTATATTTCTATGGGTTATAAGGATGTAGTAGGTCTGGTCATCTTCCTGTTGGTTTTGCTCTTCCTGCCGGGCGGTTTTAGCAGTATTACCAAGAGGTGGGCAAAATGA